The following are encoded in a window of Candidatus Dojkabacteria bacterium genomic DNA:
- a CDS encoding bifunctional metallophosphatase/5'-nucleotidase, whose protein sequence is MKTRKFTILHSNDMHGDFLAEATSGKGKLIGGLALLSGYINKVRKEEENVLYVISGDMVQGSLIDSEYKGISTIEIMNYLAPDVVSLGNHEFDYGLPHLLFLEKMANFPIVNANLYIKKYYKRLMRPYIIIKKAGFDILFTGIITEKVMDSISQDKLVGSFITLEEASREVGRITDAYKRDDIDLTVLLTHIGFESDIALAKMLKPEWGVDMIIGGHSHTILDHPKKVNKVLIAQAGVGTDQIGRFDIEVDDDTNIIVKYRWKLIPIDESIAEPDQELEAYINSYKQIVDRKFSTLICKLSEKLTHPLREIETTVGNLFADAFAESTECDVMFVGSGSIRSKELGPLVTLGDLNSCFPYDDSLTRFEITGNTLRKIFAHIMRVKNRDGEGECYQVSAGVSAVYDDNADKLKSLTFKGKPVKATDKFRICLQGYHLSQSKAYFGVSQKELAKLAPPKIVSSSAQSVIEEFLRNNQNIDKKLENRLVYLGS, encoded by the coding sequence ATGAAAACCAGGAAATTTACAATACTTCATTCAAACGATATGCATGGGGACTTTTTGGCGGAAGCAACTTCAGGTAAAGGAAAGCTAATTGGTGGGCTTGCACTTTTATCCGGTTACATAAACAAGGTTCGGAAAGAAGAAGAAAATGTTTTATATGTAATTTCAGGAGATATGGTTCAGGGATCTCTTATTGATTCTGAATATAAAGGTATTTCAACCATTGAAATTATGAATTATTTAGCTCCGGACGTGGTCTCTTTAGGAAATCATGAATTTGATTATGGACTTCCCCATCTTTTATTTTTGGAAAAAATGGCAAATTTCCCGATAGTAAACGCAAATTTGTATATAAAGAAATATTACAAACGGTTAATGCGACCTTACATAATTATTAAAAAAGCAGGATTTGATATTTTGTTTACGGGAATAATTACTGAAAAGGTAATGGATTCAATAAGTCAGGATAAACTTGTTGGGAGTTTTATAACGCTTGAGGAAGCAAGTAGGGAAGTAGGTAGAATTACCGATGCATATAAGCGGGATGACATTGATTTAACTGTTCTGCTTACGCATATTGGATTTGAATCTGATATTGCTTTGGCCAAGATGCTAAAGCCGGAATGGGGTGTGGATATGATAATAGGCGGGCACTCTCATACAATTTTGGATCACCCCAAGAAAGTTAACAAAGTACTTATAGCGCAGGCCGGTGTTGGAACCGATCAAATAGGACGATTTGATATTGAGGTCGATGATGATACAAATATAATTGTTAAATATAGATGGAAGTTAATACCGATAGATGAATCAATTGCTGAACCTGACCAAGAACTCGAGGCGTATATTAATTCATATAAACAGATTGTCGATCGAAAATTTAGCACGCTAATTTGCAAACTTTCCGAAAAATTGACTCATCCTCTTCGTGAAATAGAGACAACAGTGGGAAACCTTTTTGCAGATGCATTCGCAGAATCCACTGAATGTGATGTTATGTTTGTAGGATCTGGATCAATAAGATCAAAAGAGTTAGGACCATTGGTAACTTTAGGCGATTTAAACTCGTGTTTTCCCTATGATGACAGCTTAACAAGGTTTGAAATAACCGGGAATACTCTCCGAAAAATATTTGCACATATTATGCGTGTAAAAAATCGTGATGGAGAAGGCGAATGTTATCAGGTAAGCGCAGGGGTTAGTGCCGTTTATGATGATAATGCAGATAAGCTTAAAAGCCTAACGTTTAAAGGAAAACCTGTAAAAGCTACTGACAAATTCAGAATTTGCTTGCAAGGATACCATTTAAGTCAATCAAAGGCTTATTTTGGTGTTTCACAAAAGGAATTAGCAAAATTAGCGCCCCCTAAGATTGTTTCAAGCTCGGCCCAGAGTGTAATAGAAGAATTTTTAAGAAATAACCAAAATATTGACAAGAAGCTTGAAAACCGGCTGGTTTATTTAGGTTCTTAA
- a CDS encoding M23 family metallopeptidase has protein sequence MIKRFVVGILGFVIFTLLFISSVYADQVILPVYQDTYVEEGYPNAIVWDNRNLFLGYDSIWGKERTRIYIQFDFSLIPPILYSDTGRLQSVQIQLYQYQRQALGSYNFYLFQLLLPFLQGEVNWYTQPIVGELIGEFSFSESLAYQSIDITNWIIGFLQGGENNGFALVAVDEYSAGSIFWSDSCEVAGECAKPRLVINYDSNMPPLAGMVTSHDVYSITGENQTLLTWDTSTDPEGDSITYSVLQSAGSDFSSELVQYSGLSENNISLNLNSGSNFVKVLYCDPYRCTETNPIEIVLDDLSPGIPIANPLPPYVSGKSIEVSWQQSIDNYSNNVSYQVCYGYTSDLEDCQTTDWTGNLSFVINDIEIDGEMYFWVRAQDDFENISDWSNRGSTVVDNNSPVLGKLTILNSVISPSNPTSTGVLDEQVFEGDVFDVTLQEWRLFVMDQFHNVVFSVEGVGTSIEYMYQPVLPDGTYFAFLEATDLIGNTARSNIVSFRIDDTSPIISKINIDNAKIRTVASEYLTFSVSEESTCLVTLNSVTVGQAGLLNYAHGGNKLLLHCIDTAGNSVKQQLTINVDLIPPEAPLIQVISASLADIRLEVTAEIGSTVSVFVSGVKLTTVFMDVNVKKFSFAKIFYPSLDYEVRGFTVDLAGNQSPWSEKRMFKIPSLRELGIGGGEFILPQKEYSPTGECTITFSQSNNSYNVDCNLSAPYIRSVSRVNSGAVSGGVLEVSGKHIPTVNVNIIYKRCKKKSFLNPETWFSCIEETYFTETLKVEDSSSNSWIYGQLTSQPVNGFITSEKPNTEEFTLKYRVEDLNAKRLYRIKQHLFLTSYTSLGDYFGSFEFSRPSTWFLIPPEVSMSGSKYFSFMFSRLINVTQWHGYTAFQAPHKGIDFGSVLEPILAPADGTVEVIAWDSYGGECNSGGKILLIKHDNGMYSAYFHLENYLKSDGTVLVVGERVSRGQVIATSGKTGAYNCQPLGYHLHFELRLDRAQSTHVDPVPYIDINWNEVITSGSGVYPGRLTGDNPHPEY, from the coding sequence ATGATTAAAAGGTTTGTGGTTGGAATTTTGGGGTTTGTTATATTTACTCTGCTATTTATATCATCGGTTTACGCAGATCAAGTAATACTTCCTGTTTACCAGGATACTTATGTTGAAGAAGGATATCCAAATGCGATTGTCTGGGATAATAGAAACTTATTTCTTGGGTATGACAGTATCTGGGGAAAAGAGCGCACAAGAATATACATTCAATTTGATTTCTCTTTAATTCCTCCGATTCTTTATTCTGATACCGGAAGGTTACAAAGTGTTCAAATTCAGTTGTATCAATATCAAAGACAGGCTTTAGGCTCATATAATTTTTATTTATTTCAACTTTTGTTACCATTCCTGCAAGGGGAGGTTAATTGGTATACCCAGCCAATAGTGGGAGAGTTAATAGGCGAGTTCTCCTTTTCTGAAAGCCTGGCATATCAAAGTATTGATATAACCAACTGGATAATAGGTTTTTTGCAAGGCGGAGAAAATAATGGCTTTGCACTGGTTGCGGTGGATGAGTATAGCGCAGGCTCTATATTCTGGTCGGATTCATGCGAGGTTGCCGGTGAATGTGCCAAGCCAAGACTCGTTATCAACTATGATTCAAATATGCCTCCCCTTGCAGGAATGGTAACTTCTCATGATGTTTATTCTATAACCGGTGAGAATCAGACTCTTTTAACTTGGGATACGTCAACGGATCCTGAGGGAGATTCCATTACATATTCTGTATTACAGTCTGCCGGTAGTGATTTTTCTAGTGAACTTGTTCAATATTCGGGGCTTTCGGAGAATAATATATCGCTGAATCTAAATAGTGGATCTAACTTTGTTAAAGTATTGTATTGTGATCCTTATCGGTGTACCGAAACTAATCCCATAGAAATTGTTCTTGATGATTTGAGTCCCGGCATTCCAATTGCAAATCCTTTACCACCTTACGTAAGTGGTAAAAGCATTGAAGTATCGTGGCAGCAAAGCATTGATAATTATAGTAACAATGTTTCTTATCAAGTTTGTTATGGTTATACTTCCGACTTGGAAGATTGTCAGACAACTGATTGGACAGGTAATCTTTCCTTTGTAATTAATGATATTGAGATTGATGGTGAAATGTATTTTTGGGTAAGAGCGCAGGATGATTTTGAAAATATTTCAGATTGGTCGAATCGTGGCTCAACTGTAGTCGATAACAATTCTCCCGTGTTGGGAAAACTTACAATTCTAAACAGTGTTATTTCACCAAGTAATCCAACGAGCACAGGCGTTCTTGATGAGCAAGTTTTTGAAGGAGATGTTTTTGATGTAACATTACAAGAATGGAGACTGTTTGTGATGGATCAGTTTCATAATGTGGTTTTTAGTGTGGAAGGGGTCGGAACTTCGATTGAGTACATGTATCAACCGGTACTTCCTGATGGAACTTACTTCGCTTTTTTAGAGGCAACTGATTTAATTGGGAATACAGCTCGAAGCAATATAGTGTCATTTAGGATTGATGATACAAGTCCCATAATTTCTAAAATTAACATTGACAATGCCAAAATCCGTACAGTTGCCTCCGAATATCTTACATTTTCAGTGAGTGAGGAATCAACCTGTCTGGTAACCTTAAACAGTGTTACAGTAGGTCAAGCCGGTTTATTAAATTACGCTCACGGAGGGAATAAACTACTATTACACTGCATTGATACTGCAGGGAATTCAGTAAAGCAACAACTTACAATTAACGTTGATCTTATTCCTCCTGAGGCTCCTCTTATCCAAGTGATATCCGCTTCTTTGGCAGATATTCGATTGGAAGTGACGGCTGAAATCGGCTCGACAGTCTCTGTTTTTGTAAGTGGAGTAAAACTGACAACTGTGTTTATGGATGTAAACGTGAAGAAATTTTCGTTTGCAAAAATATTTTACCCAAGCCTTGATTACGAGGTTCGTGGATTTACCGTTGATTTGGCAGGCAATCAGAGTCCGTGGAGTGAAAAAAGAATGTTTAAGATTCCTTCATTACGTGAACTTGGTATTGGTGGAGGTGAGTTTATCTTACCTCAAAAGGAATATTCACCTACCGGAGAATGTACAATAACTTTTTCACAGAGTAATAACTCTTACAACGTTGATTGTAATTTATCTGCACCTTATATTAGAAGTGTTAGTAGGGTAAACTCCGGGGCGGTATCGGGTGGAGTACTTGAAGTTTCCGGTAAACATATCCCAACCGTCAATGTAAACATAATTTACAAAAGATGTAAGAAAAAAAGTTTTTTAAATCCCGAAACCTGGTTTAGTTGTATTGAGGAGACATATTTTACGGAGACACTTAAAGTTGAGGATAGTTCAAGCAATAGTTGGATTTATGGACAGTTAACCTCCCAACCTGTCAACGGGTTTATAACTTCCGAAAAGCCGAACACTGAGGAGTTTACACTTAAGTATAGGGTAGAGGACCTTAATGCCAAAAGGTTGTATCGGATTAAGCAGCATCTTTTTCTTACTTCATATACAAGTTTGGGAGATTATTTTGGAAGCTTTGAATTTAGTCGGCCTTCGACCTGGTTTTTAATTCCCCCCGAAGTTAGTATGTCAGGAAGTAAGTATTTTTCGTTCATGTTTTCCAGACTTATAAACGTAACACAATGGCATGGTTATACTGCGTTTCAGGCACCTCATAAGGGTATCGACTTTGGTAGTGTGCTTGAGCCGATTCTCGCACCTGCCGACGGCACTGTTGAAGTAATTGCCTGGGACAGTTATGGCGGTGAATGTAACTCCGGCGGAAAGATTTTACTTATAAAACATGATAATGGGATGTATTCTGCATATTTTCATCTTGAAAATTATCTTAAATCTGATGGAACGGTACTTGTTGTCGGCGAACGGGTAAGTAGAGGACAGGTGATTGCAACTTCCGGTAAAACCGGTGCATATAATTGTCAACCTTTAGGGTATCATCTGCATTTTGAACTTAGATTGGATAGGGCTCAAAGTACTCATGTTGACCCTGTTCCTTATATAGATATTAATTGGAATGAAGTTATTACAAGTGGATCAGGTGTTTACCCGGGACGACTTACAGGAGATAATCCCCATCCGGAATACTAA
- a CDS encoding PEGA domain-containing protein yields the protein MIVILYSKGYRFVNNTIIQTGSITIKSNVRGAELLLNGKSLGTSSSKILTGLEVGDYTIEVKKENYHSYSFPVRVKEGLSYSVYSKLFRTKSYIESETLLSRSTRHYFSDEEKNTVLAYTEFADHFTIQRCNISFVFWSTTSCNEVFNSKEVSLTNGDYAVDLENLKLIPAPDLSKVLLQFDIKSALTKDTKNLESTVTIDSKTIVAFTTNTLNSYIEVTNIPTGANISDWAANSEYLILTRNDEIISHDFAKSVNLIILSGDEIETIPHTFVNGSIVFVNKDGIVSKALSGNNTETIVPINTKFMYQPLPAEQEKDNGSFILNPDEVTEIHADLTGTMFVIKVDSTYWFLDTSKLTAHEIVNCYESNCKFVSISPDSSKAIINISNVYFVFWLVVDEWDYLTTYNGYEIADCTETSCNFVWGDDSGVVFFWKNGTISYSDLWGINKNELLENIESKFTVLNDSGSLVVGKINETTNELKLVEVTVR from the coding sequence GTGATAGTTATCCTTTACTCAAAGGGATATCGATTTGTAAACAACACAATCATCCAAACCGGATCAATTACAATTAAAAGCAATGTTCGTGGTGCCGAACTCCTGCTTAACGGTAAATCGCTAGGAACCTCTTCTTCAAAAATCCTCACAGGACTGGAAGTTGGCGACTATACCATTGAAGTTAAAAAAGAAAACTACCATTCTTATTCATTCCCCGTAAGAGTTAAGGAAGGCTTATCGTACTCGGTTTACTCAAAGTTGTTTCGAACTAAAAGTTATATCGAGTCGGAGACTTTGCTTTCACGCTCAACACGTCATTACTTTTCCGACGAAGAAAAAAATACGGTTTTAGCTTATACCGAATTTGCCGACCACTTTACGATCCAACGTTGCAATATTAGCTTCGTTTTTTGGTCAACAACCAGCTGCAACGAAGTATTTAACAGCAAAGAAGTCAGCCTAACCAATGGAGATTATGCAGTCGACCTTGAAAATCTGAAGCTTATTCCTGCTCCAGACTTATCAAAAGTTCTCTTACAGTTCGATATAAAAAGTGCCCTAACGAAAGACACAAAAAATCTAGAATCAACCGTCACAATTGACAGTAAAACTATTGTTGCGTTCACGACCAATACATTGAATTCGTATATAGAAGTAACTAACATTCCAACAGGTGCAAATATTTCGGATTGGGCCGCCAACAGCGAATATCTTATTTTAACTCGTAACGATGAGATTATTTCACACGATTTTGCAAAGTCCGTAAACCTAATTATTTTATCCGGAGACGAAATCGAAACAATACCACACACATTTGTAAATGGGAGTATTGTATTCGTTAATAAAGACGGAATCGTAAGTAAAGCACTTTCGGGAAATAATACCGAGACTATTGTTCCAATAAATACCAAGTTTATGTATCAACCACTACCTGCAGAGCAAGAAAAAGACAATGGTTCTTTTATTCTTAACCCAGATGAAGTAACCGAAATTCATGCCGACCTCACAGGGACAATGTTTGTTATAAAAGTTGACTCAACGTATTGGTTTCTTGACACTTCAAAACTTACGGCACACGAGATTGTAAATTGTTATGAATCTAATTGTAAGTTTGTTTCAATATCGCCGGACTCAAGTAAAGCAATAATCAATATATCTAACGTCTATTTTGTTTTCTGGCTTGTAGTCGATGAATGGGACTATCTTACCACCTATAACGGTTATGAAATTGCTGATTGCACAGAAACTTCCTGTAATTTTGTGTGGGGCGACGACTCGGGTGTAGTTTTCTTTTGGAAGAATGGAACAATATCTTATAGTGATCTTTGGGGAATTAATAAGAATGAGCTTTTAGAAAACATTGAAAGTAAGTTTACAGTACTAAATGATTCGGGAAGTCTTGTTGTTGGAAAAATCAATGAAACTACTAACGAACTTAAACTCGTAGAAGTAACTGTAAGATAG
- a CDS encoding rod shape-determining protein, translated as MAKRIGIDLGTANSVVYVSDKGIILCEPTVVALTKDDLMVIAVGQEAKEMLGKTPDSIIARRPLRNGVIANARITEAILKYFIGKVMGPIRLFKPEVMISVPVGITSVEKRAVVKAAISAGAKNVELIPEPLAAAIGAKLPIHTSTGNLIVNIGGGTSEIAVISLNGIVAFNSARVAGDALNDGIAVYVRKKHGLVIGEQMSERIKIEIGSALPMEKPLEMEIRGRDNSTGMPRSTTIDSNQTVDAMKPRLNQIILAVKSVLERTPPELTSDIIDRGLILSGGTAMLRNIDMLFTKALGVPSHIADDPIYCVARGIGEALKHIDILRKSIEANM; from the coding sequence ATGGCTAAACGGATTGGAATTGACCTTGGAACCGCAAACTCCGTTGTATATGTGTCCGATAAAGGAATAATTTTGTGTGAACCTACGGTTGTTGCTTTAACAAAAGACGACTTAATGGTTATTGCCGTTGGGCAGGAAGCCAAAGAGATGCTTGGGAAAACACCTGATTCCATAATCGCTCGAAGACCCTTAAGAAATGGAGTAATTGCTAATGCTCGAATAACCGAAGCAATTCTTAAGTATTTTATTGGAAAAGTAATGGGACCAATAAGACTGTTTAAGCCCGAAGTTATGATTTCGGTACCTGTGGGAATAACTTCCGTTGAAAAACGCGCGGTTGTAAAGGCGGCAATTAGTGCCGGAGCCAAAAATGTTGAACTTATACCGGAACCGCTTGCAGCGGCCATAGGTGCCAAACTTCCAATTCATACATCAACCGGAAACTTAATCGTAAATATAGGTGGTGGAACTTCTGAAATCGCTGTGATTTCTCTCAATGGAATTGTAGCATTTAACTCTGCACGTGTTGCAGGTGATGCACTAAATGATGGAATTGCAGTGTATGTTAGAAAGAAACATGGATTAGTGATAGGTGAGCAAATGTCGGAACGAATAAAAATTGAAATAGGAAGTGCACTGCCTATGGAAAAACCCCTTGAAATGGAGATTAGAGGTCGTGATAACTCGACAGGTATGCCAAGATCAACAACAATTGATTCAAATCAAACGGTCGATGCCATGAAACCTCGACTTAATCAGATAATTTTGGCTGTAAAGTCGGTACTTGAACGTACTCCTCCTGAGCTTACATCCGATATTATTGATCGCGGGCTTATTTTAAGTGGTGGTACTGCCATGCTTCGAAATATAGATATGCTTTTTACTAAAGCACTTGGTGTGCCTAGTCATATTGCCGATGATCCTATTTATTGTGTGGCCCGTGGTATCGGTGAAGCCCTTAAACATATTGATATTTTAAGAAAAAGCATTGAAGCAAACATGTAG
- a CDS encoding deoxyribonuclease IV: MRYLGSHVSVAGGLINAVKNAEAISANSIQIHPTAPQRWTTKPIDESQIKAFAEALAKSSIKRIVAHGIYLINLARGDKQMFHLSKMSLVAYLNFAASLSDYLYRLDSDIEVLGICFHPGSVQDLSEKASMGRVIYGLDWILDNAPKGKLLLEDSAGSGNILGDKFTEISEMRRKAAQPDRIGFVVDTQHSFASGYDWKNNLEGVIKDIDSTLGLSNVTCIHLNDSLTECGSNKDRHADLGEGLIGKEGIKAIINHPKLREIPMILESPALKTPEGSKSEMKKLLDWATTDA; this comes from the coding sequence ATGCGCTACCTTGGATCACATGTATCAGTCGCCGGAGGTCTAATAAACGCCGTAAAAAATGCAGAGGCAATTTCGGCAAACAGCATCCAAATACACCCCACGGCTCCTCAACGCTGGACGACAAAACCTATTGATGAATCTCAAATAAAAGCCTTTGCCGAAGCCCTGGCAAAAAGTTCAATAAAAAGGATTGTTGCTCATGGGATCTACCTTATCAACCTCGCCCGTGGCGACAAACAAATGTTCCACCTAAGCAAAATGTCCCTTGTAGCCTACTTAAATTTTGCTGCGTCCCTTTCTGATTATTTATACAGGCTTGATTCAGACATCGAAGTCTTGGGAATTTGTTTTCACCCCGGATCAGTGCAGGATCTTTCCGAAAAGGCATCAATGGGTCGTGTTATTTATGGACTCGATTGGATTTTAGATAATGCTCCTAAAGGCAAACTTTTATTGGAAGATTCTGCAGGTTCGGGAAACATCCTTGGCGATAAATTTACCGAGATTTCTGAAATGAGGCGCAAAGCTGCACAGCCGGACCGGATTGGATTTGTTGTTGATACTCAGCATTCATTTGCCTCGGGTTATGATTGGAAAAATAACCTCGAAGGGGTTATTAAAGATATAGACTCAACACTGGGGCTTTCAAATGTTACCTGCATTCACTTAAACGACTCTCTTACAGAGTGTGGGTCAAACAAAGATCGACACGCCGATTTAGGCGAAGGGTTAATAGGAAAAGAAGGCATAAAAGCAATAATAAACCATCCGAAATTAAGAGAAATCCCAATGATTCTGGAAAGTCCCGCATTAAAAACACCCGAGGGATCAAAGTCCGAAATGAAAAAGCTTTTGGATTGGGCAACGACTGATGCTTAA
- a CDS encoding alpha/beta hydrolase translates to MNQKEAKKGYRRRMQIGKVSIFYRELGNGGVPVFLFPGFPFSSTIFQPMMQELSPRYKTIALDFPYWSGRTVVGRFRPKVSKYAKLVAKFVKSFNYEKYYVIGYSMGGFISQYALTKGYINPEKFVLMSTFMDGSALAFSRIQKEIIKFVSRKGISSYFKGYASFFLMMYFTVSSVSEFKYFEESFRLKDLMTDFLKMDIVKTVKLLENIQKIKINMNKFPKIEYLSVYAEKDHEYVIEQMKYMARKLNIDSVLVPGSGHAHAFFNYKIASRYIKLFFDR, encoded by the coding sequence ATGAATCAAAAAGAGGCGAAAAAGGGATATAGGCGAAGAATGCAGATTGGGAAGGTAAGTATTTTTTATAGAGAACTTGGAAACGGCGGAGTCCCGGTTTTTTTGTTCCCGGGATTTCCATTTTCTTCAACCATTTTCCAGCCAATGATGCAAGAGCTTTCTCCAAGATATAAAACAATAGCCTTGGACTTTCCTTATTGGAGTGGGAGAACTGTTGTCGGAAGATTTCGTCCTAAAGTCTCAAAATATGCCAAGCTTGTGGCAAAGTTTGTTAAGAGTTTTAATTATGAAAAATATTACGTCATAGGGTACTCAATGGGTGGATTTATTTCACAATATGCACTTACTAAAGGATATATTAATCCGGAAAAGTTTGTTCTAATGTCTACCTTTATGGACGGTTCAGCACTTGCATTTAGCAGGATTCAAAAGGAGATTATTAAATTTGTTTCTCGAAAGGGTATAAGTTCATACTTCAAAGGATATGCGTCCTTTTTCCTCATGATGTATTTTACTGTGTCCTCTGTATCGGAATTTAAATATTTTGAAGAAAGTTTTCGACTAAAAGACCTGATGACAGATTTTTTGAAGATGGATATTGTAAAAACAGTTAAACTTCTTGAGAATATCCAAAAGATTAAGATTAATATGAATAAGTTCCCGAAGATTGAATATTTATCGGTTTATGCCGAAAAAGATCATGAATATGTTATTGAGCAAATGAAGTATATGGCCAGAAAACTAAATATTGATTCAGTACTTGTTCCGGGATCGGGTCATGCTCATGCATTCTTTAATTACAAAATTGCATCTCGTTACATAAAACTTTTTTTTGATCGATGA
- a CDS encoding zinc ribbon domain-containing protein, which produces MANIPFTNNYEDMSNESGYQFKFICEKCGNGYMSTFKKSTTGFVSGALNVVGNLLGGAVSTVASTSDDIHRMAAGPQHDKALDEAVKEMQPMFIQCKRCGTWVCKEICWNHERGLCKECAPELGEEMSAAQAQHGRDEAFAHARMAKEDKHLGEKDWEDVKKAVCPKCGATVKAHSKFCVECGTSLVPENKCKKCGAKLSANAKFCPECGEKA; this is translated from the coding sequence TTGGCAAATATTCCATTTACAAACAACTACGAAGATATGTCAAATGAATCGGGTTATCAATTTAAATTCATCTGTGAAAAGTGCGGCAACGGCTACATGAGCACATTTAAAAAATCCACAACAGGATTTGTTAGCGGGGCTTTAAATGTTGTAGGCAACCTACTTGGTGGCGCCGTTTCAACAGTAGCCTCAACATCGGACGATATTCACAGAATGGCCGCTGGTCCTCAACACGATAAAGCTCTTGACGAGGCAGTAAAAGAGATGCAACCCATGTTTATACAGTGTAAACGATGCGGCACATGGGTTTGTAAAGAGATCTGCTGGAATCATGAACGTGGACTTTGCAAAGAGTGTGCTCCCGAACTTGGTGAGGAAATGTCAGCCGCTCAGGCCCAACACGGTCGTGACGAAGCATTTGCTCACGCAAGAATGGCAAAAGAAGACAAACACCTTGGCGAAAAAGACTGGGAAGATGTTAAAAAGGCTGTTTGTCCAAAGTGCGGAGCAACAGTTAAAGCCCATTCAAAGTTTTGTGTTGAATGCGGAACAAGTCTTGTCCCTGAAAACAAATGTAAAAAATGTGGTGCAAAGCTGTCCGCAAATGCTAAGTTCTGTCCTGAGTGCGGCGAGAAAGCCTAG